AATCGCACGCATTTCCCACCACGCATATCAATTGCCGGGTATATTGTGAAATTTGACATCTATTCTCTCCCCTTTTCCACGATTTTCGCAAAGTTTTGAAGCAATGTAATCCCTAAGTCTCCACTTTTCTCTGGATGGAATTGTGCACCAAATACATTTCCTTTTTCAACAATTGCCGGAACATCCACATCATATTCGCTGGAAGCAACAACCACCTGTTGATCCTGTGTATTCACATAATAGGAATGCACGAAATAAACATAGCCTTGCTCTACTCCTGACAAAAGAGGACTGTTACGATGGTACGTTAATTCGTTCCAACCCATGTGTGGTACTTTATACAAAATGCCTTGTTCATTTTCCCCGCGAAATCGGACAACACGTCCTTGTATGAGACCAAGACCCTTCGTTTCACCATTTTCTTCACTTTCTTCAAATAACAGCTGCATACCTAAGCAAATACCGAGTAAAGGCTTTCCTGATGAGACTTGCTCATTAATAAACGTCGTTAAGCCTGACTCGTTTAAACTATGCATTGCATCCTTAAACGAACCGACACCTGGTAATAGCAGTCCGTCAGCTTTTGCTAATTCCTCCGGGTCTCCGGAAATGATATATTCATAATTCAACCTCTCAAGTGCTTTACTGACGCTAAATAAATTACCCATTCCATAATCGATAATACCGATCATTTATAACATTCCCTTCGTAGATGGAACCCCCTTAATTCGTGGGTCAATCGTTGTCGCCTCATCTAATGCACGACCAAGCGCTTTAAAAATGGCTTCGATAATGTGATGAGTATTTTGACCATAATGTACGATCACATGAAGATTCATTCTCGCTTCTAATGCCAGCTTCCATAAAAATTCATGGACAAGCTCTGTATCAAAGGTACCTACCTTTTGACTTGGAAATTGCGCACGAAATTCTAAGTGTGGTCGATTGCTTAAATCTACGACTACTTGTGCAAGTGCTTCATCCATTGGGACAAAGGCATTGCCGTATCGTTTAATTCCTTTTTTATCTCCAAGTGCTTCCTTTAAGGCAATTCCTAGACAGATACCGATATCCTCTGTTGTATGATGGTCATCGATTTCAATGTCTCCATTTGCATCCACAGTTAGATTAAATTGTCCGTGCTTCGTAAATAAATCAAGCATATGATTCATAAATGGAACGCTTGTATCCAGGGATGATTGTCCTTCTCCATCAATGGCAAAGTTCAGCTTAATTTGTGTTTCATTTGTATTTCGTTCTATAACAGCCTCGCGTACGTTTGTCATTTTGTATCCTCCAATCGGTATTCTACTGCTCTCGCATGTGCTTCCAATCCTTCTAATCTAGCGAAGGCTGCTACCTTATGACCATTTTCTAGCATTGCTTGCTTGCTATAGGAAATGATGCTTGATTTTTTCGTAAATTCATCGACATTTAAAGGACTTGAAAATCGTGCTGTTCCATTCGTTGGCAGCACATGATTCGGTCCGGCAAAATAATCACCAATCGGCTCTGTGCTGTAACGCCCCAGGAAAATGGCACCTGCATGACGGATTTTCCCCAATAGAGTCATCGGGTCCTCTGTCATAATTTCCAGGTGTTCTGGTGCTAATTCATTGACTAAGTCAACAGCTTCATCTACTGTATCGGTGACGTAGATTGCACCATAGTCTTCAATGGATTTTTCGGCAATTTCTTTTTTCGGAAGAGTTTCCAGCTGTTTTTCTACTTCAGTTTTCACTTGTTCAGCAAAGGAAAGAGACGTTGTGACAAGGACACTGGATGCTCGCTCATCATGCTCAGCTTGTGATAGTAAGTCTGCAGCAACCTCCTCGGGTCTGGCTGTTTCATCTGCTAACACGACAATTTCACTTGGACCAGCAATCATATCAATGGCAACCGTTCCATATACCTCTCGCTTGGCAAGGGCGACATAAATGTTTCCTGGGCCTACAATCTTATCAACTTTCTTAATACTTTCTGTTCCGTAAGCTAACGCAGCTATTGCTTGTGCGCCTCCGACTTTGTAAATCTCTTGTACGCCTAACTCTGCAGCTGCAACAACGACACCCGCTGGTAACGAACCATTCAGTCCTGGGGGTGAAACCATGACAATTCTCCCCACACCTGCAACTAATGCAGGTATAACATTCATCAAAACAGAAGAAGGGTATGCGGCCAAACCACCAGGTACATACACACCGACCGAGTCTAGCGGCGTAATTTTTTGTCCAAGAATCGTTCCATTTTCCTCTGTCGCAATCCATGATTCTCGTCTTTGACGCTCATGATAGCTTCTAATATTTTGAGAAGCCTCACGGATAATTTCCAGCATTTCTTCACCAAGTTCTTTGTATGCAAAAGTGATTTCCTCTTCTGTCACTCGTAGGTCGTTAAGCTTTACTCCATCAAACTTTTCAGTTAGGGAAAACAGTGTCTCATCACCGCCCCGACGAACGGAAGCGATAATATCGACTACGGTAAGCAGCTGCTCCTCTGTTCCTTGTTCAATTGTTCTTTTCAATGTAGCTGCCTCTGGATTTTCGATAATGTTCACTGCTTCTCTCCTCCCCTTGAGACTACTTCTGATAACCTCTCGACTAACTCATCAATCATCTCATGTTTGACACGATAGCTCACTGGATTCACGATGACTCTCGTTGTAATATCTACCATTCTCTCTAGTTCTACTAACCCGTTTTCCTTTAATGTCTGTCCACTAGAAACAATGTCTACAATTCGGTCAGCCAACCCGATTAATGGTGCCAATTCAATGGACCCATTTAGCTTAATAATTTCAACCTGTTCTCCTTGTTCTCGGAAATAGCTTGATGCTACATTTGGATACTTCGTCGCTACTTTTGGGGCAACATCCTGTAGCTTTGCATTCGGTAGTCCTGCGACCGCGAGATAACACTTGCTTATATTCAAGTCGAGCACTTCATACACATCTCGCTCTTCCTCAAGCATCACGTCTTTACCAGCAATTCCGACATCTGCTACTCCATGCTCAACGTATGTGACAACATCCATCGGCTTCGCTAAAATAAACTTCATGTTCGCTTCTTCTATCGATAAAATAAGTTTACGAGATTCATCAAATTCCAGAGGAAGTGGATAGCCTGCTTTTCGCAAGAGCTCTGCTGCTTCTTCAAAAATTCTTCCCTTTGGCATGGCAATTGTGATCAACGACTGTCCCTCCCTGCAGCTCCAATTAAATACGTTACTTCGGTAAATCTATTAGTATATGAATCGATATGTTCGACACCTGAGATCTCCTGCATAATAAGCTTTTTACCTTGCTCCCTTTTCTCTGAAACATATGCTAAAGCTTCCTTTCTTCGTTCCTCACTAAAAATGACACATTCGATGGAGTTTGTTTCTTGGAATTCTGGTATTGCTTCTAGTAAGTAGTCCATCCGAATCGCAAAGCCTGTAGCGGCTGCCGGGCGATCAAATTTTGCTAACAATTGATCATATCTTCCACCTGAGCATATTGGGTAACCAACGTTGGCCGAATACCCCTCAAATACAACACCTGTGTAGTAGCTCATATGTGAGACGAGATTTAAGTCTAGTTTGACTGCACTCATCACTCCACTTACTTCAAGAGCTTTCACGACATCCTCTAATTCCTTCAATGCCTTTAAAGCCTTTTCTCCTTGCACAAGCTCTCTTGCCAGGTTGATGACATTTTCTTTGCCCCTGAGCTGCATAAGAGCAAGTAACTTTTCTTTATCAATCGATGATAGGGTTAGCCCTTTAATATGCTCTCGGTACCCTACATAATTTTTTTCATATAAAAATCTTCTGATTTCAGAGGCACGTTCTTCTGTGCCTAGTATTTCAAGAAATAATGCATTCACAAAACCAACATGACCAAGTGCAACCGTAAACTCTGATAACCCTGCTTCTTGCAGTGAATCAATCAATAACGTAATTACTTCAGCATCTGCACTTGCTGTTTGATCACCAATTAACTCAACACCGATATGTTCAAACTCTGCCGGTCTTCCACCTTCACGTTGCTGCGCACGAAACACATTCGTCGAATAAGCAAGTCTGAGTGGATAACCACCTGTATAAAGCCTCGATGCAGCAAGTCTTGCAATCGGAGCCGTCATATCCGGTCGTAACACAAGCGAGTAGCCTTGTTGATCCATTAACTTAAACAGTTGCTGATCTAATATCGCCGACGCCTCACCAACCGTCTCATAAAATTCTAGAGTTGGAGTCTCTAAGAACTCATAGCCATAGCCCTCCATCACACCCGCCACTCTACTTCGCACTTCTTGTTTCCGTTTATATAAAAGAGGTAATGTATCCCTCATGCCAACAGGCTTTTCAAACATTTTTCGCTTTGACAACACCCACACAACCTTCCATCCAGCTGTCTTCTATTTTCAGAATCCTTTAGTTCGCTAATATGGTAATAAATTAAAGTTAACTGTATTTTACAATTTATGAAGAGTCACGTCAACTCAAAAACCCCCTGTGCCTGTCACCTGTCGAAATCGACAGGTGACAGGCACTTCCCGGATTTTGTCGAATACAAAAAAGCTACAAACAAGTTTACTTGTTTGTAGCTAACGGGTTTTCTTTTTCTCGTTGTTCCATTTCTTCTTTTGTGTAGATGACTTGCATTGGGTTACCGCCAACGAAGGCTCCAGGAGGAACGTCACGGTGGACGAGGGTGCCAGCTGATACGATAGCTCCATCGCCGATGACAACACCTGGCAGGATCGTTGTATTCGCGCCAATCATGACTCCACTGCCGATTTCAACATCGCCAAGGCGGTATTCTTTAATTAAATATTCATGAGCAAGAATCGTTGTGTTGTAGCCGATTACGGTATTCTCCCCCACGCTGATTTTCTCTGGAAACATAATATCAAGCATGACCATTAATGCGAAGGCTGTCTGGTCGCCAACCTTCATACCAAGGAAATTTCGATACAGCCAATTTTTCACCGGCAAGAACGGTGTATATCGCGCTACCTGGATCACGATAAAGTTTTTAACAACCTTCCAAAACGGAACTGTTTTATAAATGTGCCATAATGAATTTGATTCTTTAACTGGAAAACGTTCAGTTCTTCTCACTTTCGTTCTCCTCTAAAATGGCCAATAAGTCTCTCATATTATGAAGCATATAATCTGGATTGTACGTTTCCAGGAATTCAATTCCCTTTAATGACCACGCAACTCCTGCCGTCAGCGTACCGGCATTTTGCCCTGCTTCAATATCATGATAGTTATCTCCAACCATAATCGCTTCCTCAGGCTTTGCATCTAACAAAGCTAACGCCTTTTCAACCGGCTCTGGATGAGGCTTCGCATGCTCCACATCATCCAGTGTTACAACAATATCAAAAAACTGATCCAGCTTTGTGAGCTTTAATCCCATGTTCACTGTGTTCCTAAGCTTTGTGGTCACAATACCAAGCTTATAGCCCTTTTTATGAAGAGTTTCAATTGTTTCATATACACCCTCAAACTCTGTAACCAACTCATCATGATGAGATAAGTTATGTGTACGATACGTATCAATCATTTCCTGTACACGGCTTTCATCAATGGCCACAAACGTATCATACAGAGGAGGTCCAATATACTGAATCGCGTCCTCTCGTTTATAAAGACCCGGATAATAATGCTCTAACGTGTGTAAAAATGAAGCAATAATTAATTCATTTGTATCAATTAAAGTTCCATCTAAATCAAATAATAAAGTATTAACCTTCATACGTCGGTGCTTCCCTTCTATTCACCCGCTGTGCTCTGTTCCATATAAATGCCACAATAATCGTTAATAATATCGCAACAGATAAACGAATCAATAACAATGGCAATACTGGTATACCAAGCGGAATAAAAATTAAAGTATCCTCTACGACAGCATGACACGCTACGAGGAATATAAAGGCAAGTGTTAAATCCTTTTTACTCACTCCATCTTCCTTTGCTGCTTGAATCATCACCCCTGCACCAAATGCAAGGCCAAACAATAACCCAGCTGCAAGTGTTGTTGATGTATTTTCTTTCATGCCAAGTGCTCTCGTAATAGGTGCCATCCATTTTGAAAAAACATCAATCCATTTCAAATCTTTTAAAATTTGTATGACAATCATTAACGGAATGACGATGATTGCCAATTGAAATATTCCTACTAGTGCTTTGGAAATCGCATCCCAAACAATAGGTCCAAATCCAGTGATCACTTCGTTTGACTTCGTGATGAGACCATACTTGGCCATCTCTCCGCCGCCGTTCCAAACTACATTAATTACAGCAGCTGAGATAAACGCCAATCCTAACCGAACGGTAATGGCAATCCATACACTTACTCCCACTCGCTTTGCAACTGATGATTCAATTAAAAGATTGTGTGAAAATGAAAGCATCACTGCTAGGATGAATACTTCCTTTACCGTCAAATCAAGGGATAGAATCGCACCGATTGCAGCATATAAGTTCAAGAAGTTACCGATCACTAACGGAATGGCTGCATCACCAGATAGACCAATTACTTTCATTAATGGTGTGATTGCTGTTGTCACCCAGCCTAAAATGGGGGTATATTGCAGCAAGGTTACAATTAGTGTAATCGGGAAAATGACCTTTCCTAATGTCCATGTCGTTGATAAACCTACGAACCAACCTTTTTTAACACTTCCCCACATGATGTCCTCTCCCCTTTTTGTGCAATCTTCTAGTTGTTGGCTACATCTAGATATCTTTTATTTGAAAGTCCTTTTACGCGTCTAAAAATAAGCAAACCTAATGCCAGTAAAAATAGTCCGATCGAAATGACCTGTGCAATACGCAATGTCTCTGTCAGCATTAAACTGTCTGTTCGCAACCCTTCAATAAAGAAGCGACCGACTGAATACCACATCACATAAGTTAGGAATAATTCCCCACGACGTAAGTTTACGCGGCGCAACAGGAGGAGTATGACAAACCCAACGATATTCCATAACGATTCATATAAGAACGTTGGGTGATAATACACACCATTGATATACATTTGATTCACAATAAAGTTAGGTAAATGAAGGCCCTCTAGAAACTGTCGTGTTACTTCCCCACCGTGAGCTTCCTGGTTCATAAAATTTCCCCAGCGGCCAATTGCTTGCCCTAAAATAATACTCGGCGCACCAATATCGGCAACCTTCCAGAAAGAGATTCCACGCTTTCTTGTAAACACGACCGCTGTCACAATGGCTCCGATGAGACCACCGTGAATCGCTAATCCACCTTCCCATATTGCAAAGATTTTCCCAGGATGATCAAGATAATAATCCAGCTTAAACAGCACATAATAGGCTCTAGCTGAAAGAATTGCAATGGGTATTGCCCATAACACTAAATCAACAAATACTTCTTTATTAAGTCCTCTTCGTTGTGATTCACGAACCGCAAGCCATAAGCCAAGCATTGCCCCCGTTCCAATAATTACACCATACCAGTAAATTGTGAATGGACCTAACTCTAAAAAGACCCGGTCCAGTTGAGGGATATTCCCTTCCATCTACTCCACTCCCCATTACATATCTTCATTTTCTCCATCATCTATGACGCCTGTTAATTTATTTGAAAATTGCTCTGCAGCATTAATCCCCATATTTTTTAAACGATAATTCATTGCTGCAACCTCGATTAACACAGACAAGTTACGACCTGGTCGTACTGGAAGCGTCAACCTTGTAATGTCTGTATCAATGATTTTTATTTTTTCATCATCCAGTCCTAAACGATCATATTGTTTCGTTTGATCCCATAGCTCTAAGTTTACAACAAGTGTGATTCGTTTATAAGACCGTACTGCTCCTGCTCCAAACAGTGTCATGACATTAATAATGCCGACACCGCGAATTTCAAGTAGATGCTGAATTAATTCTGGTGCACTTCCAACTAATGTGTCTTGATCTTCCTGTCTAATTTCAACACAGTCATCTGCAACAAGACGATGTCCACGCTTCACCAGCTCGAGGGCTGTTTCACTTTTCCCAACACCGCTTTTCCCAGTAATCAACACACCAACGCCATAAATATCAACAAGAACTCCATGTATAGCAGTAGTCGGAGCAAGCATACCTTCAAGATAGTTCGTTAATCTACTAGATAATCGTGTTGTTTTCATGGCCGAACGGATAACCGGCACTGCTTCACGCTCTGCAGCATCAACTAATTCCTGAGGAACCTCAAAGTCTCTTGAGATAATGATACCAGGGGTTATATCTGTACAAAGCTTATCCATACGATCTTTCTTCTCATCAGGAGATAGCTGTTCAAAAAAAGACATCTCTGTTTTACCGAGTAATTGAATTCGTTCTGCTGGATAATACGCAAAATAGCCAGCCATTTCAATACCCGGCCGAGAAATATCACTTGTCGTAATCGGCCTGTTAATCCCTTCTTTCCCACAAACAACCTCTAGCTGAAACTTTTCAATTAAATCCTTTGTCCGAACCTTCACCATATGTAACCTCCTACTAACTTCTTCATATTAATTTAGCTCTTTTCTAAAACTTTGTTGATGTAAACCAGTTTTAGGTTGGATTAGAAAAGAACAACTCCCTTTATGTATAGAAGTATCAGGTAAAAATCCGGCTTTTGGATTTTTACGCAAAAGCAACAATCTATACGAAAACAGACTTTTATTTTGAAGTAAGAGCATCTATTACTATACATCGTATTGTACCACTAATCGTTTAGGAGGAAAAACGCTTGAATTGACAGTTATAGTAAACAGAAATAAAAAACAAAGCATGAACAATACGTATTAGCAAAAGATAGTATAAAACACTGGCTGAAAGGTGGATCACAATGGAAATTAAAAAGGAAAAAGTCGTAACTGCATTTACCTTATCTCTGCAACCAACAGAATATCGTATCATCTTAGACTCATTATCTTCCTATTTAGATTCACTGCAACAAACACTACAAAACGATAAACAAGATCTTACATACGATAACACAGATTTTCAAGAACAAACCATTAAAGAAACGAAACAATTATTACAGCAATTAGAAGCGGAATATAACAATGAGTGGATTAGTGAGTAACCTATTGAAGTTTTTACGAAACAAAATAAAAAATAACACATAAAGTCATGGAGTTTCATCCATAGCTATATGTGTTATTTGCCAACCAGGAAAATTTAATTACGCAGTTCCTCAAATAATTCTAACCCATCCATCTTTCGAATCATTGTAATCTTACCCTTGTCATCCAGATTTATTTTGCCAGATACGATAGCGGTCTTTGTTTCCTCACCTTTGTTGTATACTACCAAAACTTCGTAATCATAGACGTTATTGTCTGTACCTTCAATCTTTTTTATGTTGATACTTTGGGGCTGTAATTGATACCCATTTACATGCGCATCTCTTAAAAATACCAACACAAAATTCCTTCGAACCATACTATCCAAGTCTGCTAGTATGTCACCATATTTATCTTCTAAATAAACGTCTAGTTCTGGTGAATATAAACCTTGATCTAAAATTGTACGAAGTTCCTCCGTAGGTCCTGTAAACTCATTTTCCAAATAGGTCTGAATCGTCACTTTATTCTCATCCTTAAGCGAACATCCTGCAAGAAAGATAGAAGAAAACAATAACACCATAATACCGAACAGCTTCATTTTCTTCAAAAAGTCACCTCCCAGTATATGTTCTACGGTTCACCTTTTCAAAAGTTTCAATATTCTTACTTTTAGTTGCGATGACATAAAAAAAATGAAGTCAACTTGAAACGACAAGTTGACTTCATCTATTCCATCTTATTTTTTCTTCTCCGCCAATGGCTCAATAATCACCTTTTGGATGAGCAAATTCAAAATCGAAATGACAATTGCAGCCAATACTGCCATGCCAAAACTTTCAATCACGAACGAATCGCCCATTAACGACTGTGTCATCCATAGTGTAATCGCATTGATAATAAATAGAAACAAGCCAAGAGATAACAAGGTGACGGGCAACGTTAGCACAATTAAGATGGGCTTAACAATTACATTTAAGATCGATAGAATGAAGCTTGCAACAATAGCTGCACCTACACCCTCTATATGAAACGATTCAAAATAACCAGCCACCACGATTAACACTAAGCTATTTACTAAAATGGACAAAAGCCATTTCATTAATGCACCACATCCTCCTCATTTGGCACGACCAGCATCCAAACGATATAGACGAGCAAGAACGTCCCAAAGCTTATCAAAGCACCTATTACAAATAAGATACGTAAAAGTGCAGCATCTATACCCGTATATTCAGCTAATCCACCGATAGAACCCGAAATTTTCCTGTCTTTTCTTGAACGATATAACTTTTTCATTTTACTCCACCTCTTTTATTAAAATCGACCCTGTTTTTGTATCTCCATCAATAAATAATGGCTGACCGCTTTCTAAAGCATTCGCCTCAAACTTCAAATACTTTTGGACAATCTCTGACTTTTCTTCTTTCTTTACAACATGATTCAAGTCACAACGGAAGCTTCCGACATTTGACTTCAACTCACCTAGAATGTGTCTGTTTCGCGGTACGATTACATCTACATTGCCGGTTGTCGATTTAATTAAGACCGTCTCACAAAGTGGCGTTTCCACTGTACAAATAACATTTCCATTAAAGCTTTGGATGTCCGCCTTTTCATAGGAACCACTAATGGTAATCGTTCCATTGATTGTTTCCGCTTCTACTTTTTTTGTATTTAATTCACTTACAGTAATATGACCATTCGCTGTTTCCACTTCGAATTTATTGGTGTCAAATCGGGTCGCTGTTATCTTCCCATTTGCTGTTTTTGCTTTAAAGTCTTGTACGCGAATTCCTTCTCCGTCAATGCGACCATTAAATAATCGAATAGAAATACGCTCATATTGCGCCTCTGGTATATAAATTTTTGCATCAACCTTCATTTTTTTCTTCTGTACAGCATATTTTAGTTTTCCGCCTTCAATGGAAAAGAGGACATCCTGCAGGAAGGAACGTCTTGCCTCATCCTCTGACTGCACCTGGTAAACTTTCGCCTCACATTCTACTCTGACATCACGCTCATTCCACGGAAACATTTGAATACTTCCATTTGCTACATCTATATCAATATCAGTTAAATACACATCAGAATACTGAAAGATATGAGAAACCGATACCGAAGAACCAAAATTAAAGTCTAGATCAAAATCCTTTATTTTTTTCACAGCTTGATCGAGAAAATCGAGTACGGAGGTTTTCACCGTTTTATGTGTTTTTCCTTTTGTTTGTTGCGTTCCTTCATCCCAATTCACATGAGTAGAGAGCTCATGCAAGAGCATTTCTTCCTTCTGCTCACTTTTTTGGCTGTCTTGTTCTAATGCTTCTAATAACGGTAACGCCTGTTCTGCAGACAATTTTCCGTCTTCAATCATTTTCAATATGCGCTTTCGCTCTTCAGTAATCGGCATATAACACACCTCTTCATTTAGTAATGTATCTATTTAGACGTTCTCTTTTCATAAAACCCTTCAGGCTTAATACGTTCGTATTACTTGAATTCCTTTAATCACGTTCCAGATAACAATGACGATGTTCACAATAAACGTAAAAATAAATGCTAAAATAATGACTATGTTCAATGCATCACCAAATCCTGTCACCCAACCAACAAAAACAAACAACGGAATGGTCACAAATGGAAGAATATGTGAAACGAGTGCATGCTTCGCATGACGCTTAACCTCTGAATCATCCACGATAA
The sequence above is drawn from the Bacillus sp. BGMRC 2118 genome and encodes:
- the hisH gene encoding imidazole glycerol phosphate synthase subunit HisH, translated to MIGIIDYGMGNLFSVSKALERLNYEYIISGDPEELAKADGLLLPGVGSFKDAMHSLNESGLTTFINEQVSSGKPLLGICLGMQLLFEESEENGETKGLGLIQGRVVRFRGENEQGILYKVPHMGWNELTYHRNSPLLSGVEQGYVYFVHSYYVNTQDQQVVVASSEYDVDVPAIVEKGNVFGAQFHPEKSGDLGITLLQNFAKIVEKGRE
- a CDS encoding acetyltransferase, with translation MRRTERFPVKESNSLWHIYKTVPFWKVVKNFIVIQVARYTPFLPVKNWLYRNFLGMKVGDQTAFALMVMLDIMFPEKISVGENTVIGYNTTILAHEYLIKEYRLGDVEIGSGVMIGANTTILPGVVIGDGAIVSAGTLVHRDVPPGAFVGGNPMQVIYTKEEMEQREKENPLATNK
- a CDS encoding DUF4097 domain-containing protein, with product MTEERKRILKMIEDGKLSAEQALPLLEALEQDSQKSEQKEEMLLHELSTHVNWDEGTQQTKGKTHKTVKTSVLDFLDQAVKKIKDFDLDFNFGSSVSVSHIFQYSDVYLTDIDIDVANGSIQMFPWNERDVRVECEAKVYQVQSEDEARRSFLQDVLFSIEGGKLKYAVQKKKMKVDAKIYIPEAQYERISIRLFNGRIDGEGIRVQDFKAKTANGKITATRFDTNKFEVETANGHITVSELNTKKVEAETINGTITISGSYEKADIQSFNGNVICTVETPLCETVLIKSTTGNVDVIVPRNRHILGELKSNVGSFRCDLNHVVKKEEKSEIVQKYLKFEANALESGQPLFIDGDTKTGSILIKEVE
- a CDS encoding PspC domain-containing protein, with the protein product MKKLYRSRKDRKISGSIGGLAEYTGIDAALLRILFVIGALISFGTFLLVYIVWMLVVPNEEDVVH
- the ppaX gene encoding pyrophosphatase PpaX, yielding MKVNTLLFDLDGTLIDTNELIIASFLHTLEHYYPGLYKREDAIQYIGPPLYDTFVAIDESRVQEMIDTYRTHNLSHHDELVTEFEGVYETIETLHKKGYKLGIVTTKLRNTVNMGLKLTKLDQFFDIVVTLDDVEHAKPHPEPVEKALALLDAKPEEAIMVGDNYHDIEAGQNAGTLTAGVAWSLKGIEFLETYNPDYMLHNMRDLLAILEENESEKN
- a CDS encoding prolipoprotein diacylglyceryl transferase, with the translated sequence MEGNIPQLDRVFLELGPFTIYWYGVIIGTGAMLGLWLAVRESQRRGLNKEVFVDLVLWAIPIAILSARAYYVLFKLDYYLDHPGKIFAIWEGGLAIHGGLIGAIVTAVVFTRKRGISFWKVADIGAPSIILGQAIGRWGNFMNQEAHGGEVTRQFLEGLHLPNFIVNQMYINGVYYHPTFLYESLWNIVGFVILLLLRRVNLRRGELFLTYVMWYSVGRFFIEGLRTDSLMLTETLRIAQVISIGLFLLALGLLIFRRVKGLSNKRYLDVANN
- the hisD gene encoding histidinol dehydrogenase, with protein sequence MNIIENPEAATLKRTIEQGTEEQLLTVVDIIASVRRGGDETLFSLTEKFDGVKLNDLRVTEEEITFAYKELGEEMLEIIREASQNIRSYHERQRRESWIATEENGTILGQKITPLDSVGVYVPGGLAAYPSSVLMNVIPALVAGVGRIVMVSPPGLNGSLPAGVVVAAAELGVQEIYKVGGAQAIAALAYGTESIKKVDKIVGPGNIYVALAKREVYGTVAIDMIAGPSEIVVLADETARPEEVAADLLSQAEHDERASSVLVTTSLSFAEQVKTEVEKQLETLPKKEIAEKSIEDYGAIYVTDTVDEAVDLVNELAPEHLEIMTEDPMTLLGKIRHAGAIFLGRYSTEPIGDYFAGPNHVLPTNGTARFSSPLNVDEFTKKSSIISYSKQAMLENGHKVAAFARLEGLEAHARAVEYRLEDTK
- a CDS encoding ATP phosphoribosyltransferase encodes the protein MPKGRIFEEAAELLRKAGYPLPLEFDESRKLILSIEEANMKFILAKPMDVVTYVEHGVADVGIAGKDVMLEEERDVYEVLDLNISKCYLAVAGLPNAKLQDVAPKVATKYPNVASSYFREQGEQVEIIKLNGSIELAPLIGLADRIVDIVSSGQTLKENGLVELERMVDITTRVIVNPVSYRVKHEMIDELVERLSEVVSRGGEKQ
- a CDS encoding phage holin family protein, whose protein sequence is MKWLLSILVNSLVLIVVAGYFESFHIEGVGAAIVASFILSILNVIVKPILIVLTLPVTLLSLGLFLFIINAITLWMTQSLMGDSFVIESFGMAVLAAIVISILNLLIQKVIIEPLAEKKK
- a CDS encoding ATP phosphoribosyltransferase regulatory subunit, which translates into the protein MFEKPVGMRDTLPLLYKRKQEVRSRVAGVMEGYGYEFLETPTLEFYETVGEASAILDQQLFKLMDQQGYSLVLRPDMTAPIARLAASRLYTGGYPLRLAYSTNVFRAQQREGGRPAEFEHIGVELIGDQTASADAEVITLLIDSLQEAGLSEFTVALGHVGFVNALFLEILGTEERASEIRRFLYEKNYVGYREHIKGLTLSSIDKEKLLALMQLRGKENVINLARELVQGEKALKALKELEDVVKALEVSGVMSAVKLDLNLVSHMSYYTGVVFEGYSANVGYPICSGGRYDQLLAKFDRPAAATGFAIRMDYLLEAIPEFQETNSIECVIFSEERRKEALAYVSEKREQGKKLIMQEISGVEHIDSYTNRFTEVTYLIGAAGRDSR
- the hisB gene encoding imidazoleglycerol-phosphate dehydratase HisB; this encodes MTNVREAVIERNTNETQIKLNFAIDGEGQSSLDTSVPFMNHMLDLFTKHGQFNLTVDANGDIEIDDHHTTEDIGICLGIALKEALGDKKGIKRYGNAFVPMDEALAQVVVDLSNRPHLEFRAQFPSQKVGTFDTELVHEFLWKLALEARMNLHVIVHYGQNTHHIIEAIFKALGRALDEATTIDPRIKGVPSTKGML
- a CDS encoding DUF4870 domain-containing protein — its product is MKSDTNKLLSALCYFSVFFAGFILPVAVYFIVDDSEVKRHAKHALVSHILPFVTIPLFVFVGWVTGFGDALNIVIILAFIFTFIVNIVIVIWNVIKGIQVIRTY
- a CDS encoding HPr kinase/phosphorylase produces the protein MVKVRTKDLIEKFQLEVVCGKEGINRPITTSDISRPGIEMAGYFAYYPAERIQLLGKTEMSFFEQLSPDEKKDRMDKLCTDITPGIIISRDFEVPQELVDAAEREAVPVIRSAMKTTRLSSRLTNYLEGMLAPTTAIHGVLVDIYGVGVLITGKSGVGKSETALELVKRGHRLVADDCVEIRQEDQDTLVGSAPELIQHLLEIRGVGIINVMTLFGAGAVRSYKRITLVVNLELWDQTKQYDRLGLDDEKIKIIDTDITRLTLPVRPGRNLSVLIEVAAMNYRLKNMGINAAEQFSNKLTGVIDDGENEDM